A section of the Planctomycetota bacterium genome encodes:
- a CDS encoding helix-hairpin-helix domain-containing protein translates to MIARTAGSGRATSRGVVLMLTLVVITMGALAGTTMLVRSDAERSVSVASAEDLRLRSLAWSGVRGALAEVQSQRDAILDGGSPQLTSEWVLWEEGGRRGVVRLLEISDTPGDVAASENARLDLNRADAPMLAKLPGVGEDLARAIVAARGAAGFASPASLGAVAGVDARAFWGVSPGAEGEEGEESSDGRDSGGGRTSARDDAAATGDGAPDDSAQNPDGRGMRHLVTTFAFDPDTWVGISREGRGERGRERVHASAGWSDEVRDELKGQVSSACLDALALVLSRGKLASESDVVAAMIAAGVATETWAEVLDVVTTTDNEFRLGTVDVGRAPRKVLGCIPGFDESAADRAVSVRQGLTAETLRSPVWLVTQSVLTPEAFAAAAPWVTSRSMVWRVRVEASIERAGEREGDAARVERQAEWEAVIDAAGDEARLADVVDVTHVPAQIRRARPARAGRPEPSSERAPEPPSPGREPAKADDRPPGAREEKDQAPENRPVDVADGGAPEQPAGPPAKQDRRIGRWRGGSR, encoded by the coding sequence ATGATCGCCCGTACGGCCGGTTCCGGGCGTGCGACGTCACGCGGCGTCGTGCTGATGCTCACGCTCGTGGTGATCACCATGGGTGCGCTCGCGGGCACGACCATGCTCGTGCGATCCGACGCCGAACGCAGCGTCAGCGTCGCGAGCGCCGAGGATCTGCGCCTGCGATCACTCGCGTGGTCGGGCGTGCGGGGCGCGCTCGCCGAGGTGCAGTCCCAGCGCGATGCGATCCTCGACGGCGGGTCGCCGCAGCTCACCAGCGAGTGGGTGCTGTGGGAAGAGGGCGGGCGCCGCGGCGTCGTTCGCCTGCTGGAGATTTCGGACACGCCCGGTGATGTCGCCGCGAGCGAGAACGCGCGACTCGATCTCAACCGCGCCGACGCCCCCATGCTCGCGAAACTGCCCGGCGTTGGCGAGGACCTGGCGCGGGCGATTGTCGCGGCACGCGGCGCGGCGGGGTTCGCCTCGCCCGCGTCGCTCGGGGCAGTCGCGGGCGTCGACGCGCGGGCCTTCTGGGGCGTTTCGCCCGGCGCAGAGGGCGAAGAAGGCGAGGAGTCGAGCGACGGGCGCGACAGCGGCGGCGGGCGCACTTCGGCCCGCGACGACGCGGCGGCGACCGGCGACGGCGCCCCGGACGACTCGGCGCAGAACCCAGACGGGCGCGGGATGCGCCACCTCGTGACGACGTTCGCCTTTGATCCCGACACGTGGGTGGGCATCTCACGTGAAGGGCGGGGCGAGCGCGGGCGCGAGCGGGTGCACGCGTCGGCGGGGTGGAGCGACGAGGTTCGCGACGAGCTGAAGGGGCAGGTGTCGTCGGCGTGCCTCGACGCCCTGGCGCTCGTGCTGTCGCGAGGCAAGCTCGCGAGCGAGAGCGATGTTGTCGCGGCGATGATCGCCGCCGGCGTCGCGACGGAGACCTGGGCCGAGGTGCTCGATGTCGTCACGACGACCGACAACGAGTTCCGCCTGGGAACGGTGGACGTCGGCCGCGCGCCGCGCAAAGTGCTCGGGTGCATCCCCGGCTTTGACGAGAGCGCGGCAGATCGGGCCGTCTCCGTGCGACAGGGGCTCACCGCCGAGACGCTGCGATCGCCCGTCTGGCTGGTGACGCAGAGCGTGCTGACGCCCGAGGCGTTTGCGGCGGCGGCCCCGTGGGTGACGTCCCGGTCGATGGTGTGGCGCGTGCGGGTGGAGGCGTCGATCGAACGCGCGGGCGAGCGCGAGGGCGACGCGGCGCGCGTCGAGCGCCAGGCGGAATGGGAAGCGGTGATCGACGCCGCGGGTGATGAGGCGCGATTGGCCGACGTCGTCGACGTGACGCACGTGCCGGCGCAGATCCGCCGGGCGCGCCCGGCGCGCGCGGGCCGCCCCGAGCCGTCGAGCGAGCGCGCCCCCGAGCCGCCGTCGCCCGGGCGCGAGCCGGCCAAGGCCGACGACCGCCCGCCGGGCGCGCGGGAGGAGAAAGATCAAGCGCCGGAGAATCGTCCGGTCGATGTCGCGGACGGGGGCGCGCCCGAGCAGCCGGCGGGGCCCCCCGCGAAGCAGGATCGGCGGATCGGACGGTGGCGGGGAGGTTCTCGATGA
- a CDS encoding prepilin-type N-terminal cleavage/methylation domain-containing protein has product MRRGFTIVEVLVSLGLILGLTAALYAFVDDVIARRERLLERCRSDGAANAVIDRIESDLVSTFVQDADGSAGLRGTRTSLRIVRRRVPAGAGDAARTGSEVSFDDATGRVMGSFLAEAGQAPAEIGRISRLRLRYYDGREWLAEFDSAARGTLPVCVEIRAWLGPAPTPVPADGSSDRPLAPGEDTTDPTADGAPAEQPEAAPPDEDEDESAWGLPDRIRVIVIPDAGGADAAPDEEGAP; this is encoded by the coding sequence GTGAGGAGGGGTTTCACGATCGTCGAGGTGCTGGTGTCGCTCGGGCTCATCCTCGGGCTGACGGCGGCGCTCTACGCGTTCGTCGACGACGTCATCGCGCGCCGCGAGCGTCTGCTCGAACGCTGTCGCTCCGACGGCGCGGCGAACGCGGTGATCGATCGCATCGAGAGCGACCTCGTCTCGACGTTTGTGCAAGACGCCGACGGCAGCGCCGGGCTGCGCGGCACGCGCACGTCGCTGCGGATCGTGCGGCGGCGCGTGCCCGCCGGCGCGGGCGACGCCGCCCGAACCGGCAGCGAAGTCTCGTTCGACGACGCGACCGGGCGGGTCATGGGGTCGTTCCTCGCCGAGGCCGGGCAGGCGCCAGCGGAGATCGGCCGAATCTCGCGCCTTCGGCTGCGGTACTACGACGGGCGCGAGTGGCTCGCCGAGTTCGACAGCGCGGCACGCGGCACGCTGCCGGTCTGCGTCGAGATCCGGGCCTGGCTCGGGCCCGCGCCGACCCCGGTCCCCGCGGATGGCTCGTCCGACCGCCCGCTCGCGCCGGGCGAGGACACGACCGACCCGACCGCGGACGGTGCGCCCGCGGAACAACCCGAGGCGGCTCCGCCCGACGAGGACGAGGACGAGAGCGCGTGGGGCCTGCCGGATCGCATCCGCGTCATCGTGATCCCCGACGCGGGCGGCGCCGACGCCGCGCCGGACGAGGAGGGCGCGCCATGA
- the gspG gene encoding type II secretion system major pseudopilin GspG has product MRNGRGVLRRMRRAFTLIEVMIVILIVLALGGLVAYNLLGKKEEADDKLVEIDMNTLKRALKDFRFTHNRYPTDDEGLAVLWNKEATSDEEVVKKWTKLLEEPMPTDRYGNQWGYRQQSEHSEESIYDIWSYGRDKLEGTDDDIVSWKKEGEEDDMGGSSPTPPPSGG; this is encoded by the coding sequence ATGAGGAACGGACGTGGTGTTCTCCGCCGCATGCGGCGGGCCTTTACGCTCATCGAGGTCATGATCGTGATCCTGATCGTGCTCGCGCTGGGCGGGCTCGTGGCGTACAACCTGCTCGGCAAGAAGGAAGAAGCCGACGACAAGCTCGTCGAGATCGACATGAACACGCTGAAGCGGGCGCTCAAGGACTTCCGCTTCACGCACAACCGCTACCCGACCGACGACGAGGGGCTCGCGGTGCTCTGGAACAAGGAAGCCACCAGCGACGAGGAAGTCGTCAAGAAGTGGACCAAGCTCCTCGAAGAGCCGATGCCCACCGACCGCTACGGCAACCAGTGGGGCTATCGCCAGCAGTCCGAGCACTCCGAGGAGAGCATCTACGACATCTGGTCGTACGGGCGCGACAAGCTCGAAGGCACCGACGACGACATCGTGTCGTGGAAGAAGGAAGGCGAAGAGGACGACATGGGCGGGTCATCGCCGACGCCGCCCCCGTCGGGCGGCTGA
- a CDS encoding type II secretion system F family protein produces the protein MPLFQYVALSPGGQRVTGVLSGASEQAVLAELESRQLTPVEIRTRAEAGGSGRARRVGGRRLGEAYEQLSDLLGAGVPLLRGLKLLGGQKSRGPVGQVFRDLAEAVEKGADFAAAMEQATGVFPTVHVAMIRAGERGGFLEQVLARLGRLVVKQADLTGKVIGNLIYPGVLCVTGVGIGAVIFGVFVPKFRGMFARLGDDLPGVTKFVFFLSDVVTAYAPVTGALLVALAIGAWRLSRNPRARRWGSRALLRIPVVGNIVRGFATARFCGLLGTMLSNSVPLLSALQIARDGVGHRLLAEAVDEAAEAVRRGEALSPPLARSGMFEEQVVEMLAVGESANNLDEVLVKVADTIESRLDRQLMVAVRLIEPLLLLMLAGVVAIVAFALLLPMSQLSSAV, from the coding sequence GTGCCGCTCTTTCAGTACGTCGCCCTGAGCCCGGGCGGGCAGCGAGTGACCGGCGTGCTCTCCGGCGCGAGCGAGCAGGCGGTGCTCGCCGAGCTGGAGTCTCGCCAGTTGACGCCCGTGGAGATCCGCACGCGCGCGGAGGCGGGCGGGTCGGGGCGCGCGCGTCGTGTGGGCGGGCGACGCCTCGGCGAGGCGTACGAGCAACTGTCCGACCTGCTGGGGGCGGGCGTGCCCCTGCTGCGCGGGCTGAAGCTGCTCGGCGGGCAGAAGTCGCGCGGCCCTGTCGGGCAGGTCTTCCGCGATCTGGCCGAGGCGGTGGAGAAAGGCGCCGACTTCGCGGCGGCCATGGAGCAGGCTACGGGCGTCTTCCCCACGGTGCACGTCGCGATGATCCGCGCGGGCGAGCGGGGCGGCTTCCTCGAGCAGGTGCTCGCGCGCCTGGGGCGGCTGGTCGTCAAGCAGGCCGACCTCACCGGCAAGGTCATCGGCAATCTCATCTACCCGGGCGTGCTCTGCGTCACGGGCGTGGGCATCGGCGCCGTGATCTTCGGCGTGTTCGTGCCGAAGTTCCGCGGCATGTTCGCGCGGCTCGGCGACGACCTGCCGGGCGTCACCAAGTTCGTCTTCTTCCTGAGCGACGTCGTGACGGCGTACGCCCCGGTGACCGGCGCGCTGCTCGTGGCGCTCGCGATCGGGGCCTGGCGACTGAGCCGAAACCCGCGCGCGCGGCGGTGGGGCAGCCGGGCGCTGCTGCGCATCCCGGTCGTGGGCAACATCGTCCGCGGGTTCGCGACCGCGCGCTTCTGCGGGCTGCTGGGCACGATGCTGAGCAACAGCGTGCCCCTGCTGAGCGCGCTGCAGATCGCACGCGACGGCGTGGGGCATCGGCTGCTGGCCGAGGCGGTGGACGAGGCGGCGGAGGCGGTGCGCCGTGGCGAGGCGCTCTCGCCCCCGCTGGCGCGGAGCGGGATGTTCGAGGAGCAGGTGGTCGAGATGCTCGCGGTGGGCGAGTCGGCGAACAACCTCGACGAGGTGCTGGTGAAGGTCGCCGACACGATCGAGTCGCGCCTCGACCGCCAGCTCATGGTCGCGGTGCGGCTGATCGAGCCCCTGCTGCTGCTCATGCTGGCGGGGGTGGTGGCGATCGTCGCGTTCGCGCTGCTGCTGCCGATGAGCCAGTTGAGCTCGGCGGTGTAG
- a CDS encoding glutathione peroxidase, with product MRTRNWLWMIVAGAGGVSMLGAAAQPEKPATPPTQAPPTQAPAATPPRPEATPPVAPDAAPAVPVSAYVLGYKVPDIDGVERDLSQYKGKVVMIVNTASKCGYTWQYGTLEAMYQAHKDKGFVVLAFPSGDFKEQEFAENRDIKAFCTAEDSKYKVTFPLFAKMHVKGKDAHPLFRQLAMQPGANGGEPSWNFTKWLVNRKGEVIAKFDTRISPDNDQVKAAIEAALSEKQSDAK from the coding sequence ATGCGAACGCGGAACTGGCTCTGGATGATCGTGGCGGGCGCGGGCGGGGTGTCGATGCTGGGCGCGGCCGCGCAGCCCGAAAAACCCGCGACGCCCCCCACGCAGGCGCCCCCCACGCAGGCACCCGCGGCGACGCCCCCGCGCCCCGAGGCCACGCCGCCCGTTGCCCCCGACGCCGCGCCGGCGGTGCCCGTGTCGGCGTACGTGCTGGGGTACAAGGTCCCGGACATCGACGGGGTCGAGCGCGACCTGTCGCAGTACAAGGGTAAGGTCGTGATGATCGTGAACACCGCGAGCAAGTGCGGGTATACGTGGCAGTACGGCACGCTGGAGGCGATGTACCAGGCGCACAAGGACAAGGGCTTTGTGGTCCTGGCGTTCCCGTCGGGGGACTTCAAGGAGCAGGAGTTCGCCGAGAACCGGGACATCAAGGCGTTCTGCACCGCCGAGGACAGCAAGTACAAGGTGACCTTCCCGCTGTTCGCCAAGATGCACGTGAAGGGCAAGGACGCGCACCCGCTGTTCCGCCAGCTCGCGATGCAGCCCGGCGCAAACGGCGGGGAGCCCTCGTGGAACTTCACGAAGTGGCTCGTGAACCGCAAGGGCGAGGTCATCGCGAAGTTCGACACGCGGATCAGCCCGGACAACGACCAGGTGAAGGCGGCGATCGAGGCGGCGTTGAGCGAGAAGCAGTCCGACGCCAAGTAG
- a CDS encoding 6-carboxytetrahydropterin synthase translates to MVELVRRVRFSISPSQPEDSRNGYAGRPAMDGVGAFYELAVACAGEVDPRLGYLIDIQQIDRAVRATVIPRLEEAARARPSDPPEHALAGAVPALHAALHGHVSGVCWRLSPYYSVEVRMAAPDVALLRQRFDFAASHRLHCPELSPEENRRVFGKCNNPNGHGHNYQVEPCVEVPVGQTPVLRLPELERLVEDVIIQRFDHKNLNEDAPEFRTPGGVNPSVENIAKVCFELLDRALRDAAPRVTLRSMTVWETDRTSAVYPAPHAGPTGR, encoded by the coding sequence GTGGTCGAACTCGTCCGTCGTGTCCGGTTCTCGATCAGCCCCTCGCAGCCCGAGGACTCGCGCAACGGCTACGCCGGGCGCCCCGCCATGGACGGGGTCGGCGCGTTCTACGAGCTCGCCGTCGCGTGCGCGGGCGAGGTTGACCCCCGGCTGGGCTACCTCATCGATATCCAGCAGATCGACCGGGCCGTGCGGGCGACGGTCATCCCCCGCCTGGAAGAGGCCGCCCGCGCGCGTCCGTCGGACCCGCCCGAGCACGCGCTCGCCGGGGCGGTCCCCGCGTTGCACGCCGCCCTGCACGGGCACGTGTCGGGCGTGTGCTGGCGGTTGTCGCCGTACTACTCCGTGGAGGTCCGCATGGCTGCCCCTGATGTCGCGCTGCTGCGCCAGAGGTTCGACTTCGCCGCGTCGCACCGCCTGCACTGCCCGGAGCTGTCGCCCGAGGAGAACCGGCGTGTCTTCGGCAAGTGCAACAACCCCAACGGGCACGGGCACAACTACCAGGTGGAGCCGTGCGTCGAGGTGCCGGTCGGGCAGACGCCGGTGCTGCGCCTGCCGGAACTGGAGCGCCTCGTCGAGGACGTCATCATCCAGCGCTTCGATCACAAGAACCTGAACGAGGACGCCCCGGAGTTCCGCACGCCCGGCGGGGTCAACCCGTCGGTGGAGAACATCGCGAAGGTGTGCTTCGAGCTGCTGGACCGCGCGCTCCGCGACGCCGCCCCGCGCGTCACGCTCCGGTCCATGACGGTCTGGGAAACCGACCGCACGAGCGCCGTGTATCCCGCGCCCCACGCCGGGCCGACGGGGCGATAA
- a CDS encoding GspE/PulE family protein, producing the protein MPIGSILVSRGVLTHDQLDRALAEQASTGERFDRVLVRLGFASGREVLSAVAEQFHMPVIDPGTLTVEPGVLNAIPPKLVFKHRCVPISREGGVLTVATPDPYDASIVDELRLTANSPIELVLADEEELSKFIRAHYGVGGDTLDAMSSGLDRGAVELKPTDEVEQAQEASVIRLVNDLLTEAVVERATDVHIEPYERDLVVRYRIDGVLQRANVPPTISRFAAAILSRLKIMANLNIAEKRRPQDGRISFRARPPGQPPQEFDLRVSVIPMLFGEGVVLRVLSKTAVLMSLNDLGMPDRVLSQWDTLIARPHGILLVTGPTGSGKSTTLYASLNRIVSDEVKIITVEDPVEYHVPGVNQIQVNHKVGLDFAAGLRSILRHDPDVVLIGEIRDKETAETAIQASLTGHLVFSTLHTNDAAGAATRLLDMGVEPFLVSSSLEGVMAQRLVRRVCRECAASYRPDPADLPESFALADGVELRRGTGCRNCRNTGYRGRLGVYELLRMSDAVRHLITERSPAPLIVAEATRRDELCTLLADGYDKVRAGVTTLEEVLSAVSA; encoded by the coding sequence ATGCCGATCGGCTCGATCCTTGTTTCCCGCGGCGTCCTCACCCACGACCAGCTCGACCGCGCCCTCGCCGAACAGGCCAGCACGGGCGAGCGGTTCGACCGCGTGCTGGTGCGCCTGGGCTTTGCCAGCGGGCGCGAGGTGCTGAGCGCGGTCGCCGAGCAGTTCCACATGCCCGTCATCGACCCCGGCACGCTCACCGTCGAGCCGGGCGTGCTCAACGCGATCCCGCCCAAGCTCGTCTTCAAGCACCGCTGCGTGCCCATCTCGCGCGAGGGGGGCGTGCTCACCGTCGCGACCCCCGACCCCTACGACGCCAGCATCGTCGACGAGCTCCGCCTCACCGCGAACTCGCCCATCGAGCTCGTCCTCGCCGACGAGGAGGAACTCTCCAAGTTCATCCGGGCCCACTACGGCGTCGGGGGCGACACGCTCGACGCGATGTCCTCGGGCCTGGACCGGGGCGCGGTCGAGCTCAAGCCCACCGACGAGGTCGAGCAGGCGCAGGAAGCCTCGGTCATCCGCCTGGTGAACGACCTGCTCACCGAGGCCGTCGTCGAGCGCGCCACCGACGTGCACATCGAGCCCTACGAGCGCGACCTGGTCGTGCGGTACCGCATCGACGGGGTGCTGCAGCGGGCCAACGTCCCGCCGACGATCTCGCGGTTCGCCGCCGCGATCTTGAGCCGCCTGAAGATCATGGCGAACCTCAACATCGCCGAGAAGCGCCGCCCGCAGGACGGGCGCATCTCGTTCCGCGCGCGTCCGCCGGGCCAGCCCCCGCAGGAGTTCGACCTGCGCGTGAGCGTCATCCCGATGCTGTTCGGGGAGGGCGTCGTGCTCCGCGTGCTCTCCAAGACCGCGGTGCTCATGTCGCTGAACGACCTGGGCATGCCCGACCGCGTGCTGTCGCAGTGGGACACGCTCATCGCGCGCCCGCACGGCATTCTGCTCGTCACGGGGCCCACCGGCTCGGGCAAGTCCACGACGCTGTACGCCTCGCTCAACCGCATCGTCTCCGACGAGGTCAAGATCATCACGGTCGAGGACCCGGTCGAGTACCACGTCCCGGGCGTCAACCAGATCCAGGTCAACCACAAGGTCGGGCTCGACTTCGCTGCGGGCCTGCGGTCCATCCTCCGCCACGACCCCGACGTCGTGCTCATCGGCGAGATCCGCGACAAGGAAACCGCCGAGACGGCCATCCAGGCCTCGCTCACCGGGCACCTGGTCTTCTCGACCCTGCACACCAACGACGCCGCCGGCGCCGCCACACGCCTGCTCGACATGGGCGTCGAGCCGTTCCTCGTCTCCTCGTCGCTCGAGGGCGTGATGGCCCAGCGTCTCGTGCGGCGGGTCTGCCGCGAGTGCGCCGCGTCCTACCGCCCTGATCCCGCCGACCTGCCCGAGAGCTTCGCGCTCGCCGATGGGGTCGAACTGCGTCGGGGCACGGGCTGTCGCAACTGCCGCAACACGGGCTACCGCGGGCGACTGGGCGTGTACGAACTGCTGCGCATGAGCGACGCGGTGCGCCACCTGATCACCGAGCGCAGCCCCGCGCCGCTCATCGTCGCCGAGGCCACCCGCCGGGACGAACTGTGCACGCTCCTCGCCGACGGCTACGACAAGGTCCGGGCGGGCGTCACCACGCTGGAGGAAGTCCTCTCGGCCGTCAGCGCGTAG
- a CDS encoding glycosyltransferase family 9 protein, which yields MPPQRILLIRPSALGDVARTVPVLVSLRDAFPGAHIDWLVQDTFADVVRAHPALSGVVPFPRREFRLSRPARVVAFLRSLRARRYDVVIDAQGLARSGLMTLATGAPHRVGHADAREGARLAYTRRVPGDIETHTVDRMLTLARAAGAVPRRDALAMRLFTPPEARGAHLAHGPLASGRYAVLAPTSRWPAKQWADDRFAALARVLADAGTPVALVGGGSERAQVPACLALAQRHPRVVDLLGRTSIAQLMGIIEHASLVVANDSAALHMAVGFDRPLVALFGPTRVHRVGPYRRAGDVIQHASARDRFSHKDAASRALMERITLAEVVQACRRRLA from the coding sequence GTGCCGCCTCAGCGCATCCTCCTCATCCGCCCGTCCGCGCTCGGCGACGTCGCCCGCACCGTGCCCGTGCTGGTCTCGCTGCGCGACGCATTCCCGGGCGCGCACATCGACTGGCTGGTGCAGGACACCTTCGCGGACGTCGTTCGCGCCCACCCCGCGCTGTCGGGCGTCGTGCCTTTCCCTCGTCGCGAGTTCCGGCTCTCCCGCCCCGCGCGCGTCGTCGCGTTCCTTCGGTCGCTGCGCGCCCGTCGCTACGACGTCGTGATCGACGCGCAGGGGCTGGCCCGCAGCGGGCTCATGACACTGGCCACCGGCGCGCCCCATCGCGTCGGGCACGCCGACGCGCGCGAAGGCGCCCGGCTCGCGTACACGCGGCGCGTGCCCGGCGACATCGAGACGCACACGGTCGACCGGATGCTCACCCTCGCGCGGGCGGCCGGCGCCGTGCCCCGGCGCGATGCCCTCGCGATGCGCCTCTTCACCCCGCCCGAAGCGCGCGGCGCGCACCTCGCGCACGGGCCGCTGGCCTCGGGCCGCTACGCCGTGCTCGCCCCCACCTCGCGCTGGCCCGCCAAGCAGTGGGCGGACGATCGCTTCGCCGCGCTGGCGCGCGTGCTCGCGGACGCCGGCACACCCGTCGCGCTGGTGGGGGGCGGCTCCGAGCGCGCACAAGTCCCCGCGTGCCTCGCGCTCGCGCAGCGCCACCCGCGCGTGGTCGACCTGCTGGGACGCACGTCGATCGCGCAGCTCATGGGCATCATCGAGCACGCGTCGCTGGTCGTCGCGAACGACTCCGCCGCCCTGCACATGGCGGTGGGGTTTGATCGCCCGCTCGTGGCCCTGTTCGGCCCCACACGCGTGCATCGCGTCGGGCCCTACCGACGCGCGGGCGACGTCATCCAGCACGCCTCCGCGCGCGATCGCTTCTCGCATAAGGACGCGGCCTCGCGCGCGCTCATGGAACGGATCACGCTCGCCGAGGTCGTCCAGGCCTGCCGGCGCCGACTGGCCTGA
- the serC gene encoding 3-phosphoserine/phosphohydroxythreonine transaminase, translated as MTTAPAPSMGVPAVKQTASGRVFNFSAGPGCLADEVLRQAQQDIWNIDATGVGILEHSHRGKTFDKVLADAEENCRKIAGIPANYKVLFLTGGATSQNFQVPANILPDNGVAAFLTTGYWAERTWEESKVYSNRCYEAFDGRPTKHTHCPADSEITYADRPVYVHMCSNNTLYGTQWRNADGSIRLPRVPEGVPLVCDMSSDMYSRPIDVTKFGIIYAGAQKNVGVAGTTVVIIREDLLKPVRTLPSMLRYDVMAKDQSRHNTPPVFAIYLSGLVFKWILAQGGLETIHRNNVAKAKVIYDVLDSTPFYKGHARPDCRSLMNLTFRCPTEALDDQFVKEAGKNGMDQLKGHRNTGGMRASIYNAFPMDGCRALAEFMRDFAKRNG; from the coding sequence ATGACAACCGCCCCCGCACCGTCGATGGGTGTACCCGCCGTCAAGCAGACCGCCTCGGGCCGCGTGTTCAACTTCTCGGCCGGGCCGGGGTGCCTGGCCGACGAGGTGCTCCGCCAGGCGCAGCAGGACATCTGGAACATCGACGCCACGGGCGTAGGGATCCTCGAGCACAGCCATCGGGGCAAGACGTTCGACAAGGTGCTGGCCGACGCGGAAGAGAACTGCCGCAAGATCGCGGGGATTCCCGCGAACTACAAGGTGCTGTTCCTGACGGGCGGGGCGACGAGCCAGAACTTCCAGGTTCCGGCCAACATCCTGCCCGACAACGGGGTGGCGGCATTCCTGACAACCGGGTACTGGGCCGAGCGGACGTGGGAAGAGAGCAAGGTCTATTCGAACCGCTGCTACGAGGCGTTCGACGGGCGGCCGACAAAGCACACGCACTGCCCCGCGGACAGCGAGATTACGTACGCGGACCGCCCGGTGTACGTGCACATGTGCTCGAACAACACGCTGTACGGGACGCAGTGGCGCAACGCGGACGGTTCGATCCGTTTGCCGCGGGTGCCCGAGGGCGTGCCGCTGGTGTGCGACATGAGCAGCGACATGTACAGCCGCCCGATCGACGTGACGAAGTTCGGGATCATCTACGCGGGCGCGCAGAAGAACGTGGGCGTGGCGGGCACGACGGTGGTGATCATCCGCGAGGACCTGCTGAAGCCGGTGCGGACGCTGCCGTCGATGCTGCGGTACGACGTGATGGCGAAGGACCAGAGCCGCCACAACACCCCGCCGGTGTTCGCGATCTATCTGAGCGGGCTCGTGTTCAAGTGGATTTTGGCGCAGGGCGGGCTGGAGACGATCCACCGGAACAACGTGGCCAAGGCGAAGGTGATCTACGACGTGCTGGATTCCACGCCGTTCTACAAGGGGCACGCGCGGCCCGACTGCCGCAGCCTGATGAACCTGACGTTCCGGTGCCCGACGGAGGCGCTGGATGACCAGTTCGTGAAGGAGGCCGGGAAGAACGGCATGGACCAGTTGAAGGGGCACCGCAACACCGGCGGGATGCGGGCGAGCATCTACAACGCGTTCCCGATGGACGGGTGCCGGGCGCTGGCGGAGTTCATGCGGGACTTCGCGAAGCGCAACGGGTAG
- a CDS encoding endonuclease/exonuclease/phosphatase family protein, protein MIEHDEAGGSDAKRQAEHVNEPDITRAAQPGGRRRAPRGIRVLAWLVAGLAACWVLFAWLWPDMGDEGRVVGALNWLAFAGRTFSLHTAIALGLLSLLMMLRRVRFAGALTLTLALWCAVPTLWSLRPRGAPPPPGGETLSVYSVNAQIGYVDPVRLRDDIERLDADIVVIIEHHPRLHAVLPALRERYPHVFESLRDDAFGMAVLSKRQFADVPRAYPDLGVALTEPQIRCVVRVDGREVVVQGVHTLPPVSVEHLREQRRLIRALAAWAANEPRPVILAGDFNCTPESQGAGWLRGAGLREAWDARGFGPGNTWPVDAGLFSAVGVKIDHVFVGGGLAVWHAEKGGKTGSDHRGLLARVGFP, encoded by the coding sequence ATGATCGAGCACGACGAGGCTGGCGGGTCAGACGCGAAGCGACAAGCCGAGCACGTCAACGAGCCGGACATCACGCGCGCCGCCCAACCCGGAGGCCGGCGGCGTGCGCCGCGCGGGATCCGCGTGCTGGCCTGGCTGGTGGCCGGGTTGGCGGCGTGCTGGGTGCTGTTCGCGTGGCTCTGGCCCGACATGGGCGACGAAGGCCGCGTGGTGGGCGCCCTGAACTGGCTGGCGTTCGCCGGACGGACGTTCTCGCTGCACACGGCGATCGCGCTGGGCCTGCTCTCGCTGCTCATGATGCTCCGACGCGTCCGCTTCGCCGGGGCGCTCACGCTGACGCTCGCGCTCTGGTGCGCGGTCCCCACGCTGTGGTCGCTGCGCCCGCGCGGGGCGCCCCCGCCGCCCGGGGGCGAGACCTTGAGCGTCTACAGCGTCAACGCGCAGATCGGGTATGTGGACCCCGTGCGCCTGCGCGACGACATCGAGCGGCTCGACGCGGACATCGTGGTCATCATCGAGCACCACCCGCGCCTGCACGCGGTGCTGCCCGCGCTGCGCGAGCGCTACCCGCACGTCTTCGAATCGCTGCGCGACGACGCCTTCGGCATGGCGGTACTCTCGAAGCGCCAGTTCGCGGACGTCCCGCGGGCCTACCCCGACCTCGGCGTCGCGCTCACCGAGCCCCAGATCCGCTGCGTGGTGCGCGTCGATGGGCGCGAGGTCGTTGTGCAGGGCGTGCACACGCTGCCCCCGGTATCGGTGGAGCACCTGCGCGAGCAGCGCCGGCTGATCCGGGCGCTCGCGGCGTGGGCGGCGAACGAGCCGCGCCCCGTGATCCTGGCGGGAGACTTCAACTGCACGCCCGAGTCGCAGGGCGCGGGATGGCTGCGAGGCGCCGGGCTGCGTGAGGCGTGGGACGCGCGGGGCTTCGGCCCCGGAAACACGTGGCCCGTGGACGCGGGGCTCTTCTCGGCGGTCGGCGTGAAGATCGACCACGTGTTCGTCGGTGGGGGGCTGGCGGTCTGGCACGCGGAAAAAGGCGGCAAGACCGGGTCCGACCACAGGGGGTTGCTGGCGCGCGTCGGGTTTCCGTGA